A window of Bacillus sp. DX3.1 genomic DNA:
ATTTAGGGCTCATATATATATATAAATCCATTTTGATTTTTCGACATATAAGCCGCGGCTATGGATAAAAAAAGGTGACCTGCACTCGGCATGGGGCAGGAAAAGATCTGATCGCCTCTATGCATGGCCGGATGCTCTCTCCCACCTAAAAAGAAGGGTTTTATGTCGGTTTTTTAATTTGTATTTATATAGGACGATTTTGCATGAAGAGTTTAAAGTAGGCCGAAAATACGTTATATACTTGTATGGTTTGAAATGTGCACAAAATGTTCGGAAAATTTAGTGCGGATTTTATTGACACATATGAATAGACGCTCATATAATAAAAGTATAAGATATATGAATGAATGTTCATATGTTCAAATGAAGAGGTGAACTATAATGGCTGAAAATAAAGTAGAAACATGTCAGGAAGCATGTTCTCAAACAATTATTCATGAAGAAACTATTGATCAAGTAAAACAAACGATTCCAGCTGATGAAAGCTTAAGCAAAGTGGCAGAGTTATTTAAAGTACTAGGTGACCGCACGCGTACACGTATTTTACATGCATTATTTGAGGCGGAAATGTGCGTATGTGATTTAGCTTATTTACTCGGAATGACACAATCATCTATTTCACATCAATTGCGCGTACTAAAGCAAGCGAAGCTTGTGAAAAACCGTAAAGAGGGAAAAGTTGTCTATTATTCATTAGCTGACCATCACGTAATCCGTATCTTTGAGCAAGCATTTGAACACGTAAATGAGGAAGAGTAAAAAGAAAAGCACAAGGAGGGAGAAAGATGGCAGAGGCACTCGTGAAACGAAAACTTGTGTTAGAAGGATTAGATTGTGCAAACTGTGCGATGAAAATTGAAAAAGGCGTTGGTGAGTTAGAAGGTGTATCTTCTTGTTCGGTTAACTTTGTAACAAAGATGATGACAGTAGAAACAGATCAAAATAAAGAAAACAATGTGATTGCTGAAGCAAAGCAGCTTGTTACGAAACTAGAACCGCACATTCAGGTGCAAGAAGAACAAAAAACAAAGTCGGCAAAAGAAATTTTCCTATTAGAAGGATTAGATTGTGCCAATTGTGCAATGAAAATTGAAACAAAGGTAAAGGAAATGCCGGGAGTCTCAGCAGCAACTGTTGATTTTGTTTCCAAGAAATTAAAAGTCGAAGTTGTAAGTAAAAAAGAGCTTGAAACAACAGTACAGGACATCAAAAATGTTGTGCATAAACTAGAGCCAGATGTAAACGTAGTGCGAGAAGAAGAGAGGAAAGATCATGAACATGGACATAGCCACGATCATGGCGAAGGAAATGTTAAGAAAATGCTGTGGCGTATATCGATTGGTGCGGTTGTAACAGGGATTGCTGCACTTGCTGGATTGCCGCAAATGGTGACAATTCCCCTCTTTGTGATTGCATATCTTATAATTGGTGGAGATATCGTTTGGCGGGCTGTGAGAAATATAACCCGCGGCCAAGTGTTTGATGAAAACTTTTTAATGGCAATTGCGACGCTTGGAGCATTTGCAATTAAAGAATATCCAGAAGCAGTTGCGGTTATGCTCTTTTACCAAGTCGGTGAATTATTCCAAAGTGTTGCTGTGAATCGTTCTCGAAAATCAATTAGCTCGTTAATGGATATTCGCCCTGATTATGCCAACATAAAAGTAGGGAAAGAAACAAAACAAGTATCACCAGAAGAAGTACAAATTGGAGACCTTATCATTGTAAAACCGGGTGAGAGAGTACCGTTAGAT
This region includes:
- a CDS encoding metalloregulator ArsR/SmtB family transcription factor; translation: MAENKVETCQEACSQTIIHEETIDQVKQTIPADESLSKVAELFKVLGDRTRTRILHALFEAEMCVCDLAYLLGMTQSSISHQLRVLKQAKLVKNRKEGKVVYYSLADHHVIRIFEQAFEHVNEEE